A single genomic interval of Spirosoma linguale DSM 74 harbors:
- a CDS encoding Amidase (PFAM: Amidase~KEGG: dal:Dalk_0692 amidase) — MKQRLLLLTACASSFLLGAFITNDDPQKPLTTEMVEVASRVFGLEFTPAERDSMLGNLNNARTNYEALRKIDLPNDIAPALYFNPLPAGFAMPTGPSSFKASPAGKVSLPQNRDELAFYTVGQLGELIRTKQITSVELTQFFLNRLKTYDPKLHCVITLTEELALSQAKRADEELKAGKYRGPLHGIPYGAKDLLAKKGYKTTWGAMPYKDQTFDLDATVIQRLEKAGAVLCGKMTLGALAMGDVWFGGMTRNPWSTTAGSSGSSAGSASSVSAGLLPFAIGTETLGSIVSPSTVCGTTGLRPTFGRVSRHGAMALSWSMDKIGPITRSVEDCALVFNAIYGPDGNDPTVMNAPFRYTPLVTLKGTRIGYVKKAFESNYPNRANDSLTLQTLRKLGAELVTFDLPTGVPAGRISFLLTVEAAAAFDELTRSGRDDLMVRQGKNAWPNSFRSARFVPAVEYIQANRARTKLINEMADQLKAAKIDVYVSPAYAGGNLTITNLTGHPCVVLPNGFTKQNLPTSITFMGQLFEEGKVLAVAKAYQDATEWHKKHPSLQ; from the coding sequence ATGAAACAACGCTTACTCCTGCTTACTGCCTGCGCCAGCAGCTTTTTACTGGGTGCATTCATCACCAACGACGATCCACAAAAACCGTTAACAACCGAAATGGTCGAGGTAGCCTCCCGCGTATTCGGGCTGGAGTTTACCCCCGCTGAGCGCGATTCTATGCTCGGTAACCTGAACAACGCCCGTACCAATTACGAAGCCCTCCGTAAGATCGACCTGCCAAACGACATTGCCCCGGCACTTTACTTTAACCCGCTACCAGCCGGGTTTGCCATGCCCACCGGACCATCGTCCTTTAAGGCGTCTCCCGCCGGTAAAGTTAGCCTTCCCCAAAACCGCGACGAACTGGCGTTTTACACCGTCGGGCAATTGGGCGAACTGATCCGAACCAAACAAATTACATCGGTCGAACTCACGCAATTTTTTCTGAACCGGCTGAAAACGTACGACCCCAAACTCCATTGCGTCATTACCCTGACCGAAGAGTTGGCGCTGAGTCAGGCTAAACGGGCTGATGAGGAATTAAAAGCCGGAAAATATCGCGGTCCGCTGCACGGCATTCCGTACGGGGCAAAAGACTTGCTGGCCAAAAAGGGGTACAAAACGACCTGGGGCGCTATGCCCTACAAAGACCAAACCTTCGACCTCGACGCTACGGTTATCCAGCGACTCGAAAAAGCGGGTGCCGTGCTCTGTGGCAAAATGACCCTGGGTGCGCTGGCAATGGGCGATGTGTGGTTTGGCGGCATGACGCGTAACCCGTGGAGTACCACCGCCGGTTCCAGCGGCTCATCGGCGGGGTCGGCGTCGAGTGTGTCGGCGGGGTTGTTACCCTTTGCGATTGGTACCGAAACGCTGGGGTCTATCGTGTCGCCCTCAACAGTTTGCGGCACCACCGGGCTGCGGCCTACTTTCGGTCGGGTAAGTCGGCACGGGGCTATGGCGCTGAGCTGGAGCATGGACAAGATCGGACCAATTACCCGCAGCGTGGAAGATTGTGCGCTGGTGTTCAACGCCATTTACGGACCCGATGGCAACGACCCCACCGTTATGAACGCGCCTTTCCGCTATACTCCGCTGGTAACGCTGAAAGGAACGCGTATTGGCTACGTCAAAAAGGCGTTTGAAAGCAACTACCCGAACCGCGCCAACGATTCGCTTACCTTGCAAACCCTCCGTAAGCTGGGTGCCGAACTCGTTACGTTCGACTTACCGACGGGCGTTCCGGCGGGGCGTATTTCGTTCCTGCTGACGGTCGAAGCAGCGGCTGCTTTTGATGAGCTAACCCGGTCGGGGCGCGATGATCTGATGGTTCGGCAGGGTAAAAATGCCTGGCCAAACTCGTTCCGGTCGGCTCGTTTCGTTCCGGCAGTCGAGTACATTCAGGCAAACCGCGCCCGCACTAAACTCATCAATGAGATGGCGGATCAATTGAAAGCGGCTAAGATCGACGTGTACGTATCGCCTGCTTACGCGGGCGGCAACCTCACGATCACCAACCTGACGGGCCATCCGTGCGTGGTGTTGCCCAATGGATTTACGAAGCAAAATCTGCCCACGAGCATCACCTTTATGGGACAGTTGTTTGAAGAAGGCAAAGTACTGGCGGTTGCCAAAGCGTATCAGGATGCTACCGAATGGCATAAAAAGCACCCATCGCTTCAGTAG
- a CDS encoding dephospho-CoA kinase (KEGG: scl:sce3709 hypothetical protein~TIGRFAM: dephospho-CoA kinase~PFAM: Dephospho-CoA kinase), with translation MKAPLQIGVTGGIGSGKSVVCAVFKALDIPVYEADERAKWLTEHDPILKADIQRVLGKEAYTPTGRYNRSWVASQVFADPALLASLNAVIHPRVFADTAAWVNEHADKPYVVKEAALMNQRAGDGNTLDKIIVVQAPVALRIARIRKRDPQRTDSEIQNIIDRQLSDEARFQIADYVVENDEAQLLLPQIIRLHEVFLQQASN, from the coding sequence ATGAAAGCTCCCCTTCAGATTGGCGTAACGGGTGGTATTGGCTCAGGTAAAAGTGTGGTGTGTGCCGTGTTTAAAGCGCTGGACATTCCCGTTTACGAAGCCGATGAACGGGCAAAATGGCTTACCGAACACGATCCCATCCTTAAAGCCGATATTCAGCGGGTTCTCGGCAAAGAGGCCTACACGCCGACAGGCCGGTATAATCGGAGCTGGGTAGCCTCGCAGGTGTTTGCCGACCCGGCCTTACTAGCCTCCCTCAACGCCGTTATTCACCCCCGCGTCTTTGCCGACACGGCGGCCTGGGTTAATGAACATGCCGATAAGCCCTATGTAGTGAAAGAAGCTGCCCTGATGAACCAGCGGGCGGGCGATGGCAACACGCTTGATAAAATCATTGTCGTACAGGCCCCCGTTGCGTTGCGCATTGCTCGTATCCGCAAACGCGACCCACAACGAACCGACTCGGAAATTCAGAATATTATTGATCGGCAACTAAGCGACGAAGCCCGGTTTCAGATTGCCGATTACGTCGTCGAGAACGATGAGGCACAATTGCTACTCCCACAGATTATTCGGCTACACGAGGTTTTTTTGCAACAGGCGTCCAATTAG
- a CDS encoding preprotein translocase, YajC subunit (TIGRFAM: preprotein translocase, YajC subunit~PFAM: YajC family protein~KEGG: pca:Pcar_1893 preprotein translocase, YajC subunit) gives MLSILLQAAAGSNTSMIYNVLLWVAIIGVFYFFMIRPQQKKQKDQKSFVDNLKKGDSVVTIGGLHGRIASVDATTVTLEVDRGIKMTFEKSSISREATVKPAAEAEKQ, from the coding sequence ATGTTGTCCATTCTGTTACAGGCCGCAGCCGGCTCCAACACCTCAATGATTTATAATGTGCTCCTTTGGGTAGCCATCATTGGCGTGTTTTACTTCTTCATGATTCGTCCACAGCAGAAAAAGCAGAAAGACCAGAAGAGTTTTGTCGATAATTTAAAGAAAGGCGACAGCGTGGTTACCATTGGCGGCTTGCACGGCCGTATTGCCTCCGTCGACGCAACCACCGTTACACTGGAAGTGGACCGGGGTATTAAAATGACCTTCGAGAAAAGCTCCATCTCTCGTGAGGCAACGGTAAAACCGGCCGCCGAAGCCGAGAAACAATAG
- a CDS encoding protein of unknown function DUF1573 (PFAM: protein of unknown function DUF1573~KEGG: pca:Pcar_2548 hypothetical protein), translating to MHLKNWLLITAFAGLSFGQISCDNRQQGQASKETASTKMPKITFEEKGIYDFGTLTEGDTVEHVFAFTNTGEFPLIINNITASCGCTTPEWPREPVAPGAKSSVRVRFNSRGKSGQQNKTITIFANTEPSMTDLQFKALVNPKSETTKTS from the coding sequence ATGCACCTTAAAAACTGGCTGCTCATAACGGCCTTCGCGGGATTAAGTTTTGGCCAGATCAGCTGCGATAACCGGCAGCAGGGTCAGGCCTCAAAAGAAACGGCCTCGACCAAGATGCCCAAAATAACCTTCGAGGAGAAGGGTATTTACGATTTTGGAACGCTCACGGAAGGCGATACGGTTGAGCACGTATTCGCGTTCACCAACACGGGCGAATTTCCACTAATTATCAACAACATTACGGCGTCCTGCGGGTGTACAACCCCCGAATGGCCACGGGAGCCGGTAGCCCCCGGCGCCAAATCGTCGGTACGGGTGCGCTTCAACAGCCGCGGCAAAAGTGGGCAACAGAACAAAACCATCACCATCTTTGCCAACACGGAGCCATCCATGACCGACCTTCAATTTAAGGCCCTGGTAAACCCAAAGTCCGAAACCACCAAAACGTCCTAA
- a CDS encoding NusB antitermination factor (TIGRFAM: transcription antitermination factor NusB~PFAM: NusB/RsmB/TIM44~KEGG: gur:Gura_2179 NusB antitermination factor), whose amino-acid sequence MQAIYALRQAEFSNQQLAIDGINDLFQPDLNSMLPQNKRQLEGYRKLAALLFEEAIKANQPAQDEEAPKNVLKAANDGFLFYQIRAKKDRQHLAQMMLKQVNGIYDGYLLVLTLLVELGQVAQIDSERRYRDVDEIPFPFESTLYDNTVIKALAQHQPLQNEAVRHNISWTEDLGFVRKALREALKTDDTYRAYCSTRTHTADEDQALAQYVLRSLVFKHDVIRDHLSEIDLSWAENSEVVRGLAIRTLKSVQSATGLQLEPLTDDWEEDELFLNTLFEKSIENDADYEQLLADQLKNWDVERVAMIDKIILKLAVCELLSFPNIPVKVTINEYIELAKAYSTPKSGKFVNGILDNLSEKLLASGRLRKSGRGLLDNK is encoded by the coding sequence ATGCAGGCGATATATGCGCTTCGGCAGGCCGAATTTTCCAATCAACAACTAGCCATCGACGGCATCAATGACCTCTTCCAACCCGACCTGAACTCGATGTTGCCGCAGAACAAGCGACAACTGGAAGGCTACCGGAAACTGGCCGCTCTTCTTTTTGAAGAGGCCATCAAAGCCAATCAGCCCGCTCAGGACGAGGAAGCCCCCAAAAATGTACTCAAAGCCGCCAACGACGGTTTTTTATTCTACCAGATCCGCGCCAAAAAAGACCGACAGCACCTCGCACAGATGATGCTGAAGCAGGTAAATGGCATCTACGACGGCTATCTGCTCGTGTTAACTTTGCTTGTCGAACTCGGACAGGTAGCCCAGATTGACAGCGAACGCCGGTACCGCGATGTCGACGAGATACCTTTTCCCTTTGAATCGACGCTCTACGACAACACCGTAATCAAGGCGCTGGCGCAGCACCAGCCGCTCCAGAATGAAGCCGTCCGACACAATATTTCATGGACGGAAGACCTCGGTTTTGTTCGGAAAGCCCTGCGCGAAGCCCTCAAAACCGACGATACCTACCGGGCATACTGCTCAACCCGAACCCACACCGCCGACGAAGACCAGGCCCTGGCGCAATACGTACTCCGCAGTCTGGTATTCAAGCATGACGTAATTCGCGATCACCTGTCGGAGATTGACCTGAGCTGGGCCGAAAACAGTGAAGTGGTTCGTGGCCTCGCCATCCGGACGTTGAAATCCGTCCAGAGTGCAACGGGTCTGCAACTCGAACCGCTTACCGACGACTGGGAGGAAGACGAATTGTTCCTGAACACGCTGTTTGAGAAATCTATTGAAAACGACGCTGATTATGAGCAACTCCTGGCCGACCAGCTCAAAAACTGGGACGTTGAACGGGTGGCGATGATCGACAAGATTATCCTGAAACTGGCTGTTTGCGAGTTACTCAGTTTCCCAAACATTCCGGTCAAGGTAACGATTAATGAATATATCGAACTTGCGAAAGCGTACAGTACGCCTAAAAGCGGTAAATTTGTGAATGGTATTCTGGATAACCTCTCCGAGAAGCTACTGGCTTCGGGCCGTTTGCGTAAAAGCGGACGCGGGTTATTGGATAATAAATAA
- a CDS encoding ABC transporter related protein (PFAM: ABC transporter related; ABC transporter transmembrane region~SMART: AAA ATPase~KEGG: geo:Geob_3726 cyclic nucleotide-binding protein), whose translation MKALSYLNKYLLKYKWYLILGTVFTIISNLFGIFPAQLVRYALDLVRETLDIYYLYDKSPLQSALYDVFAFSILLFGVLTLVMALLKGFFLFLVRQTLIVMSRHVEYDLKNEIYDHYQTLPLSFYRQHNTGDLMARISEDVSKVRMYVGPSIMYGLNLIVLFILVITYMVSINARLSLYVLLPLPVLSVAIYIVNNIIIRRSEEIQRSLSRLSTYVQEAFSGIRVLKAFVQENNSAAKFELESDEYRNKSLSLTRVDSLFFPIVAILVGLSNVLVIFVGGQEILAGRLTPGNITEFILYVNMLTWPVMALGWTTSQTQRAAASQERINEFLNIKTDIVSQKNIQHTINGEIEFKNVRFVYPDSGITAIKNFSMHVRAGETVAILGTTGSGKSTLANLLTRMYDVTSGEIRVDGIPIKDYNLTSLREQMGYVPQDVFLFSETISNNVRFGKPDLPQERVEQAIRDADLYQNVLEFPEQFDTRVGERGVTLSGGQKQRLSIARAIARNPKILILDDCLSAVDTNTENIILNNLQRIMADRTSVVISHRVSSAKLADFIIMLDDGDIIEQGTHDDLLAKNGAYRELYEKQLQTEEA comes from the coding sequence GTGAAAGCTCTTTCCTATCTAAATAAATACCTCCTAAAGTATAAATGGTACCTGATTTTGGGGACGGTGTTCACCATCATCTCCAACCTGTTCGGTATTTTCCCGGCGCAGCTGGTTCGTTATGCCCTTGATCTGGTGCGCGAAACGCTGGATATCTATTACCTCTACGATAAATCCCCGCTTCAATCGGCGCTTTACGACGTCTTTGCATTTAGCATTCTGCTGTTTGGCGTACTTACGCTGGTCATGGCTTTGCTGAAAGGGTTCTTCCTGTTCCTGGTTCGACAGACGCTTATTGTTATGTCGCGCCATGTGGAATATGACCTTAAAAACGAGATTTACGACCACTACCAGACGCTTCCCCTGAGTTTCTACCGGCAACACAATACCGGCGATTTGATGGCCCGTATTTCGGAAGATGTGAGCAAGGTTCGGATGTACGTTGGGCCGAGTATCATGTACGGCCTGAACCTGATCGTGCTGTTCATTCTGGTGATTACCTACATGGTGAGCATCAACGCCCGATTGTCTCTGTATGTACTATTGCCGCTGCCCGTACTGTCGGTGGCGATTTACATTGTCAATAATATCATCATTCGTCGGTCAGAAGAAATTCAGCGGTCGTTGTCGCGGCTGTCGACTTACGTGCAGGAAGCGTTTTCGGGGATTCGTGTCTTGAAAGCCTTCGTACAAGAGAATAATTCGGCGGCAAAATTCGAGCTGGAGAGCGATGAATACCGCAACAAATCGCTCAGCCTGACGCGGGTCGATTCCCTGTTCTTTCCCATCGTCGCCATTCTGGTTGGCCTGAGCAACGTATTAGTAATCTTCGTTGGTGGTCAGGAAATCCTCGCTGGTCGACTTACACCGGGCAATATCACCGAGTTCATTCTGTACGTGAACATGCTCACCTGGCCGGTTATGGCCCTGGGCTGGACAACGAGCCAGACGCAGCGGGCAGCCGCGTCGCAGGAGCGCATCAACGAATTCCTGAACATTAAAACCGACATCGTGTCGCAGAAGAATATTCAGCACACGATCAACGGCGAAATTGAGTTCAAGAACGTTCGCTTCGTGTATCCTGACTCGGGAATCACAGCCATTAAGAACTTCTCGATGCACGTCCGGGCGGGCGAAACGGTGGCTATTCTGGGAACAACCGGTTCCGGGAAAAGCACGCTGGCGAACCTGCTGACACGGATGTATGACGTAACCTCGGGCGAGATTCGGGTGGATGGTATCCCGATTAAAGACTACAATCTGACGTCCTTGCGGGAGCAGATGGGCTATGTGCCGCAGGACGTTTTCCTGTTCTCCGAAACCATCAGCAACAACGTTCGCTTCGGCAAACCCGATTTACCGCAGGAGCGCGTGGAGCAGGCCATTCGCGATGCCGATCTGTATCAGAACGTGCTGGAGTTTCCGGAGCAGTTCGATACCCGCGTTGGCGAGCGGGGCGTCACCCTGTCGGGTGGGCAGAAGCAGCGGTTAAGTATTGCCCGCGCCATTGCCCGTAACCCCAAAATCCTGATTCTGGACGACTGCCTCTCGGCGGTGGATACCAACACCGAGAATATCATCCTGAACAACCTTCAGCGTATCATGGCCGATCGGACTTCGGTCGTGATTTCGCACCGCGTTTCGTCCGCGAAACTCGCCGACTTCATCATCATGCTGGACGACGGCGACATCATTGAGCAGGGCACTCACGACGACCTGCTGGCAAAAAACGGAGCCTACCGCGAGCTGTACGAGAAACAGTTACAGACGGAAGAAGCGTAG
- a CDS encoding 3-demethylubiquinone-9 3-methyltransferase (PFAM: 3-demethylubiquinone-9 3-methyltransferase~KEGG: pol:Bpro_4770 3-demethylubiquinone-9 3- methyltransferase) → MPKITTFLTFNNQAEEAATLYTSIFKNSKITQIRRLPTGTVMSVSFELDGLEFMAMNGGPSFTFSSGTSLFVHCDTQEEVDMYWDKLTEGGEPGQCGWLKDKFGVSWQIVPEALGRLLGDKDPEKAKRAMQAMLQMTKIDTKVLEEA, encoded by the coding sequence ATGCCGAAAATCACGACATTCCTGACCTTTAACAATCAGGCTGAAGAAGCCGCGACCTTGTACACGTCCATTTTCAAAAATTCAAAAATCACCCAAATTCGACGCTTACCTACGGGCACTGTTATGTCGGTCAGTTTTGAACTGGATGGCCTGGAGTTTATGGCCATGAACGGCGGGCCGTCTTTTACGTTCTCCTCGGGCACTTCGCTTTTCGTTCACTGCGATACGCAGGAGGAAGTTGACATGTACTGGGATAAACTGACCGAGGGTGGCGAGCCGGGCCAATGTGGCTGGCTAAAGGATAAGTTCGGCGTCTCCTGGCAAATTGTTCCCGAAGCCCTGGGCCGACTACTGGGCGACAAAGACCCAGAAAAAGCCAAACGCGCGATGCAGGCCATGTTGCAAATGACGAAGATTGATACGAAAGTGCTGGAAGAAGCGTAG
- a CDS encoding hypothetical protein (KEGG: smd:Smed_1278 hypothetical protein) — translation MPYYLHAGPIRVRYENGFLRYLSLGDTEIIRMVYFAIRDHNWLTAALTFANEVIEQTDHSFHIQYDWQTDDLGIQMMGQVSIQGDADGTITVDWSGKALNSFRKNRVGLCVLHPIEGVSGQPAVLIAPDGERTNGRFPTYISPHQPFLNIQSMRWKPASGDTWQLDFSGDVFETEDQRNWTDASFKTYSTPLSRPFPVTVQPGDAFQHRIVFSQSKQEIPAESVPAEKPMADNPTTKPRIGVGQRTDGPPLTDTEATLLKELNLSHLRADVFFSLSDWQTRLSDAIADAKKLTVPLELAVFFGNDSAGELRQLQQFLQAETIVVQSIILYNAATLTTSNELLQEFVPDLRASWPGVLIGGGTDDNFAELNRNPFDFSLVDFVAYSVNPQVHAFDDLTLLENISGQVETVISARHLSGGKPVHISPVTLRSRFTTRAGAATERLNQPADPRQTTDFGADWTRRSLQALTNAGVASVTYYQSHGPNGLMNGDVIYPLASVL, via the coding sequence ATGCCCTACTACTTACACGCTGGCCCGATTCGGGTCCGTTATGAAAACGGTTTTCTCCGATACCTGTCGCTAGGCGATACAGAAATTATCCGGATGGTTTACTTCGCCATTCGCGACCACAACTGGCTGACAGCCGCCCTGACGTTCGCCAACGAAGTAATTGAGCAAACCGATCACTCCTTTCATATTCAGTACGACTGGCAGACCGACGACCTCGGCATCCAGATGATGGGGCAGGTTTCGATTCAGGGAGACGCTGACGGAACAATTACGGTCGATTGGTCGGGTAAAGCGCTGAACAGTTTCCGAAAAAACCGGGTTGGCTTGTGTGTACTGCATCCCATTGAGGGCGTTTCGGGGCAACCCGCTGTGTTGATCGCCCCGGACGGAGAGCGTACGAACGGGCGTTTTCCAACGTATATCAGTCCGCACCAGCCGTTTCTGAACATTCAGTCGATGCGCTGGAAACCCGCATCCGGCGACACCTGGCAACTTGATTTTTCGGGTGATGTGTTTGAAACGGAAGACCAGCGCAACTGGACTGATGCATCTTTCAAGACCTATTCGACACCGCTTTCACGCCCCTTTCCGGTTACGGTACAGCCGGGCGATGCGTTCCAGCATCGTATTGTCTTCAGCCAGTCAAAACAGGAAATACCGGCCGAATCAGTACCCGCTGAGAAGCCAATGGCGGACAATCCCACAACAAAACCGCGAATTGGTGTTGGACAGCGCACCGATGGCCCACCCCTGACGGATACAGAAGCGACTTTGCTGAAAGAACTCAACCTCTCGCACCTTCGAGCCGATGTTTTCTTTAGCTTATCCGACTGGCAAACCCGACTGAGCGACGCTATTGCCGATGCAAAGAAGCTAACGGTTCCTCTTGAACTGGCCGTGTTTTTCGGCAATGACTCGGCCGGTGAACTACGTCAGTTGCAGCAATTTTTACAGGCCGAAACCATTGTCGTTCAGTCCATCATTCTATACAATGCCGCCACCTTAACCACCTCAAATGAACTCTTGCAGGAATTTGTTCCGGACTTACGCGCAAGCTGGCCGGGCGTTCTGATTGGGGGTGGTACCGACGACAACTTTGCCGAGCTGAATCGGAATCCATTCGACTTTTCGCTGGTCGATTTCGTGGCTTACTCGGTTAATCCGCAAGTTCATGCGTTCGACGATCTTACTCTACTGGAAAACATTTCCGGGCAGGTCGAAACCGTTATATCGGCCCGGCACTTGAGCGGTGGGAAGCCCGTTCATATTTCGCCCGTAACGTTACGATCACGCTTCACCACCCGCGCCGGAGCCGCCACCGAACGCCTGAACCAACCCGCCGACCCACGCCAAACCACCGACTTCGGTGCCGACTGGACCCGCCGAAGCCTGCAAGCGCTCACGAATGCGGGCGTTGCGTCAGTTACATATTACCAATCGCACGGGCCAAATGGTTTGATGAACGGCGATGTTATATATCCATTGGCTAGTGTTCTGTAG
- a CDS encoding conserved hypothetical protein (KEGG: rhi:NGR_b13550 hypothetical protein), whose product MKKFIALFLLIYLPGLLLAQQPFSGGRLRVSENKRYLVHQDGTPFFWLGDTAWELFHRLNREEADQYLKRRAEQGFTVVQAVALAEFDGLKEPNPYGEVPLVDNDPAKPNEAYFKHVDYIVDKAAQYGIVIAFLPTWGDKVFKSSWGQGPEIFNPTNAKAYGRYLGNRYKNRENIVWVLGGDRQPRDGSSDVELWRAMATGIQEAVGGADKALMTFHPQPNGLDGGASKWFKNDAWFDFNMHQNGHCRNNTMYDNITVSYNNQPVKPTMDAEPIYEDHPVCFNAKDLGTSNAYDVRLYAYLDLFAGAHGHTYGCHDIWQMYSAQRPAVNGPHIFWQEALDLPGANQMKHVRRLMTARPLLARVPDQSIVVEGNLGPAERIQATRGTDYAFVYSAVGKPFTVNPGKISGKTITATWFDPRSGKTQSAGTFDNQKPMQFKPPTQGYGQDWVLVLDDAAKNYAAL is encoded by the coding sequence ATGAAGAAGTTTATTGCCCTGTTTTTACTTATCTATCTGCCCGGCCTCCTGTTGGCGCAACAGCCGTTTTCGGGCGGACGGTTACGTGTGTCGGAGAACAAACGGTATTTAGTTCATCAGGACGGCACGCCGTTTTTTTGGCTGGGCGATACCGCCTGGGAGCTCTTTCATCGACTCAACCGCGAAGAAGCCGACCAATACCTGAAGCGCCGGGCCGAACAGGGCTTTACGGTGGTGCAGGCGGTGGCGCTGGCCGAGTTCGACGGCCTTAAAGAACCTAATCCCTATGGCGAAGTGCCGCTGGTAGATAATGACCCGGCCAAACCGAATGAAGCCTATTTCAAGCACGTCGACTATATCGTTGATAAAGCGGCCCAGTACGGAATTGTGATTGCTTTCCTGCCAACCTGGGGTGATAAGGTCTTTAAAAGTTCATGGGGGCAGGGGCCGGAGATTTTTAACCCGACCAATGCAAAGGCCTATGGGCGTTACCTGGGCAATCGCTACAAAAACCGCGAAAATATTGTCTGGGTACTGGGGGGCGACCGTCAGCCGCGCGATGGTTCATCCGATGTTGAACTCTGGCGGGCTATGGCTACTGGCATTCAGGAGGCTGTTGGCGGAGCTGATAAAGCCCTGATGACGTTTCACCCACAACCTAACGGTCTCGATGGGGGCGCGTCGAAGTGGTTTAAGAACGATGCCTGGTTCGACTTCAACATGCACCAGAACGGACACTGTCGCAACAACACTATGTACGACAACATCACGGTGTCGTACAATAATCAGCCCGTAAAGCCCACGATGGATGCCGAACCGATCTATGAGGATCACCCGGTTTGCTTCAATGCCAAAGACCTGGGCACGTCCAACGCCTATGACGTGCGGCTGTATGCCTACCTGGATTTGTTTGCAGGGGCGCACGGACATACCTACGGCTGCCACGACATCTGGCAGATGTACAGTGCTCAGCGTCCGGCCGTCAATGGGCCGCATATTTTTTGGCAGGAAGCCCTCGACCTGCCCGGTGCCAATCAGATGAAGCACGTTCGGCGGTTGATGACAGCCCGCCCTCTGCTGGCCCGTGTGCCCGATCAGTCAATCGTTGTGGAGGGTAACCTTGGCCCGGCCGAACGCATTCAGGCCACGCGAGGAACGGATTATGCCTTTGTCTATTCGGCCGTTGGAAAACCGTTTACCGTTAATCCGGGAAAGATTTCGGGCAAAACCATTACGGCTACCTGGTTCGATCCGCGTTCGGGGAAAACACAGTCGGCGGGGACCTTCGATAACCAGAAACCCATGCAGTTTAAGCCACCTACGCAGGGATACGGGCAGGATTGGGTACTGGTACTAGACGATGCTGCTAAAAACTATGCGGCTTTGTAG
- a CDS encoding protein of unknown function DUF1080 (PFAM: protein of unknown function DUF1080) produces the protein MNCLPHSPRRLLLLLVVLFIQISVFAQSPEKTVSLFDGKTLTGWKTVDPAHQKLWSVADSMIKSGDGVHKIPENTYLHTLKEYGDFEFRCLFRLHGDPKTGMINSGIQYRSLLEGGKIVGYQADIGNGFWGDLYDEHRREKLVSGDLRTLRHILKEDGWNSYIIRCKGNRHELYINGVKTCDYIEKDSKIPQKGVIAVQIHSGGVAQVEFRDLVIVEL, from the coding sequence ATGAACTGTCTCCCGCATTCACCGCGCCGATTACTGCTTTTGCTCGTCGTTTTATTTATTCAGATATCCGTTTTTGCCCAGTCGCCCGAGAAAACGGTCTCGCTTTTTGACGGAAAAACCTTGACCGGCTGGAAGACCGTCGACCCTGCCCATCAAAAGCTGTGGTCGGTTGCTGACAGCATGATCAAAAGCGGTGATGGCGTGCACAAGATACCCGAAAACACCTACCTGCATACGCTAAAAGAATACGGCGATTTTGAGTTTCGATGCCTGTTTCGGCTGCACGGCGACCCGAAAACGGGGATGATCAACAGTGGTATTCAGTACCGCTCTTTGCTGGAAGGGGGTAAAATAGTGGGCTATCAGGCCGACATTGGCAACGGGTTTTGGGGCGATCTGTACGACGAACATCGCCGGGAAAAACTCGTCAGTGGCGATCTGCGAACGCTCCGGCACATCCTGAAGGAAGACGGTTGGAACAGCTATATCATCCGCTGCAAAGGCAACCGACACGAGCTCTACATCAACGGCGTTAAAACCTGCGATTACATCGAGAAAGACAGCAAGATTCCGCAGAAAGGCGTCATTGCCGTTCAGATTCACAGCGGGGGCGTCGCCCAGGTCGAGTTTCGGGATCTGGTGATTGTGGAGTTGTGA